One genomic segment of Garra rufa chromosome 13, GarRuf1.0, whole genome shotgun sequence includes these proteins:
- the id2b gene encoding DNA-binding protein inhibitor ID-2b: MKAVSPVRSIRKPALYFSEHNLGITRSKSSLDDPLSLLYNMNDCYSRLKELVPSLPQNKSVSKMEILQHVIDYILDLQIALDQNPQQILGQSPPKKTVRSLGADISIISFQPSNPQREINSDDLIALSR, translated from the exons ATGAAGGCAGTCAGTCCGGTGAGGTCCATAAGGAAACCCGCCTTGTATTTTTCGGAGCATAATCTCGGTATTACACGGAGCAAGAGCTCCTTGGACGACCCGCTCAGTCTCCTGTACAACATGAATGACTGCTACAGCAGGTTGAAGGAGCTAGTACCGAGTTTACCGCAGAACAAGAGCGTGAGTAAGATGGAGATCTTGCAGCATGTCATAGACTACATTCTGGATCTTCAGATCGCACTGGACCAGAACCCGCAGCAGATCCTCGGACAGAGCCCTCCAAAAAAGACTGTCAGATCACTCGGAGCTGATATCAGCATCATTTCCTTCCAG CCCAGTAACCCTCAAAGAGAGATCAACTCAGATGACCTCATAGCCCTGTCTCGTTGA